The Fusobacterium necrophorum subsp. necrophorum genome includes the window AAACATAGTAAAACTATATTTCCATTTGCTTGATAGCTTTTTTTATGACAGATCTTATGATAAGAAAACAAATTTTTTAAATATCATACCTATTTAAAAGTCATCTTACCAATTTAATAAAAATATACCCCTATTTTTTAAGAAAAGCAAGGAAAATTTTCAAAAATATAAAAATCATATTTCTGGATTTTTACGGAAAATCAAGCGAAATATATAGTTTTAAGGGTGTTTTGGTATGAAAAATAAATCCGAAAAAATATCTTACCAATTTTTAAAAACATAAAAAATGGTATTACCTTTTTTTAAAAAATAAAAAAAGCCGTCTCAAAAAAGACAGCTTCTTTTATATCACGAGATATTTTTGAAAAATGGAAAGATTGGAATGGAAATATATTGAAATATATTCAAGATAACTCATTTTAATATCAATTCTCTTACTTTCCTAAAGTGCCGTTCCATAAAAATAAGTGCAACAGTGGAGTCTCTATCCTTGATAGCATCGAAAATATAAATATGATAGTCGATAATATCCTGATTTTTTTCTCCATTTAAATAGATTAAATGTACAGAGTTTTTAATACAACGATTGAAAAAATTCCTTATTGCCGCAAAAGTCTCCATAATTAAAATATTGTGTGACATTACTGCGATCTGCTCATGGAATGATAAATCTAACTCTTCCAGTTCTTGAGAACTGTTTGTTTCTTTCATTCTACGTAGAATACATTCCAATTCAGCTATTTCTTCATCAGTTGCATTTAAAGCCGCCAGTTTAACTGAGGAATATTCAAACATTTCTCGAAACTCTATAACTTCCCTGTCCGATACATTATTTGTGTTATAGATAATATCTAAAGAGTCCACCATTAATTTTTCAATGTTATTTCTTACATAGGTTCCACTTCCCTGTTTCACTTCGAGTAGACCTAAAATTTCAAGTCCCCTGACAGCTTCTCTTATAGAGGGTCTTCCCACTTTATATTCTTCCGCTAAATCTCTTTCTGGAGGCAGCTTATCTCCTATCTTGATTTTACCTGAAAAAATTTTTTCTTTGATTTTATCTATGACCTTAAGATATTGTGCTTTGTTTTCATTATTTTTTTTTGTGTTTGAAATAGGTACTTCTGACATAATTTTTTATATAATAATATTCACAAAGGATATTATTAAACCCTCCTACTCTTAAATTTGATTTTCATTATATGATAAATCACAAAAGTAATGTGATAAAATTTTATATATTTTTACTCTTTTATATTTTACATGAGAATTTTAATCATCCTACAAGAAGAATGAAAGTTTACTCTTGTAAATCCTGGAAAAGTGATATAACTCTTATAAGCATTCTAACATATTTTGAAAAAATAAGATAGGGTTAAAAGTTATATGATGGCATAACTAATTCTGCGGAAGTTCCCGCAATCTTTAACGGTGATATCTTCAAAAGTCGGGGATAAGGGCAAGAATATTGTCCACTTGTATGTTTAGGCTGGATATGTTCCAATCTTTTTACTTAGTACAGAGGAGAAAATAAAATGGTTCTTTATCAATATACGTTGACAAAGAACCTAATTTTTTTATTTTTTTTGAACGATCGTTCCCTTTCCCGAAGGATTATTGGTATTACGGATATGAATAGGAATCTCCTGCTTCATCACAGGTTCAATGGCATCCAAATGATACACATTGGCACCTTTTTCCGCCATACGTAAAAGTTGTTCATAGCTCAGGTGATCAATGGTTTTTGCAGTTTTATCTTTATTTGGGTCTGCGGTCATAACTCCGTCCACATCAGTCCAGTTTTCATAGAGCTCCGAATGTAAAGCTCCTGCAATAATCGAGCCGGTGATATCCGAGCCTCCACGGTCAAATGTTTTTATTTCCCCATTCTCTGTTTTTCCATAAAATCCGGGAACCACGAACTTCAAGTGATTTGCCATTCTTTGACGAATGGCTTGGTATGTTTTTCGTTTATTGAGTGCACCGTTATTATCAAAGAAAATAATATCTTCCGCATCCAGAAATTCATAGTTTAAATATTTTGCCATGAGGATTGCATTTAAATATTCTCCCCGGCTCAGAATGAAATCACGATTGTCGGAATCTTTGATTTTGGAAATGACATTTTGAATGATAGCTACGGTCTCTTGACTCAATTCCAAGTCCTTTGCAATCTCTGTAAAACGATTTATAATGATGTCCAGAGACTTTTCTTTTTTCTCTTCATTTTCTTTCCGAAATCTTCGTATTTTTTCTTCCAATTGCATTAGATCGTTATTGTCTTTTTTTAAGATATAGTATTGATTTAGAATATCTGTAATTTTGGTATCTTTTTCATTTCTTTTTCCGGGTGCGGAGACTACAATAATCTCACGTTCTTCGGAAGAATATATAATATCTTTTACTTTTGAAAATTGCCCTGCATCACTTAAGGAACTTCCACCAAACTTTGCCACCTTTTTCTTGGAAATTTGGGAGATATCATAAGGAGTTTCTTGATATACGCAGTAATTCAACCAGTTGGAAAAAAATAGATTTGCGTGGGAACGCCATTTGACCTTAATTCCTTTGGCTTCATCATTATCGATGAAATAATTTTCCGGAATATCTGTTCCGAGTCCTTTTGCTTTGTCTCTCAGATATTCTTGATACAGAGTATCTTCCTCATACTCGAAATGTCCGGCAACAAATAGGAAACGGCCGTCTTTACTGGAGACTAAGTTTGCTCCAATGTCTTCTCGACCTGCCCATACATCTAAATCCGGATGAGACAGTACATCTTTTAATTCATTATAGGTATATCGTGATTGCGGAATAAAAAAGCTGTCATCAAATCCCTTTGTCAAAGTACCGCGTTTTTTTAAATCAAATTCATATACACCGAAGATTTTCTTGGATTTCTGATGTTTTTTTATTCCATAGTAATGATACAGTGCCGCTTGTGATGCCCAGCAAATAAACATTGTCGAAAACACATGTTCCTTTGCATATTCCAGAATTTCAGTAAATTCTTGCCAATAATCAACATTTTCATATTCCATAGTTTCAATGGGAGCCCCCGTGATAATCATGGCATCATATTTATTTTGTTTAATTTCGTCAAAGGTTTTGTAGAATCGATGCAAATGACTATAATCCGTGTTTTTGGATTTATGGCTGTCGGTTCGTATCAAATCCACATGGACTTGTAATGCAGTATTGGACAACATGCGAAGAAGTTGGGTTTCTGTTTCTTCCTTTTTCGGCATCAAATTCAGAATGGCCAGTTTTAAAGGACGGATATCCTGTGTTTCTGCTCGTTGCGTTGTCATGGTAAAAATTTGTTCTTTCTCCAATATACTTTTAGCAGGAAGATCACTTGGTATTACTAAAGGCATTTCTTTTTCCTCTCTTTCTAGTCTGTTTTATCGTTCCAAAGCTTGTTTGATATCTGCAATAATATCTTCCACGTTTTCAATTCCCACAGAAAGTCGAATCATATTTTCTTGAATACCGGCTTTCAATTGATCCTCTTTTGAGAGTTGTCGATGTGTCATGCTGGCAGGATGAAGAACATGGGTTCTTAAATCTCCGACATGCACCACAAGAGATGCTAATTCCAAATGATTGATAAATTTCTTGGTAGCTTCCAAATCTCCTTTGATTCCAAAGGAAATAACACCGCTTCCTCCTTTTTTTAAATATTTTTTTGCAAGCTCACAGGAAGCGGAAGTTGTCAGTAGGGGATAATTCGTCCATGCTATCTTGGGATGTGCTTCCAAAAATTGTGCAATTTTCAAAGCATTTTCGGAATGTCTCTCCATTCGAAGTGCAAGAGTTTCCGTTCCCAGATTTGTTAAAAATGCATTAAAGGGACTCATTGTCGCTCCGAAGTCTCTCATGAATACGACTCGAGCTTTAGTAATAAAGGCCTGCTTTCCAAAAGATTTTGTATAACTTAATCCATGATAATTCGGATCTTCCTCGCTTAAATGAGGAAATTTTCCATTTGTCCAGTCAAAGGTTCCGCCATCTACAATCATTCCTCCTACACTTGTCGCATGTCCGTCCAAGTATTTAGTCGTAGAATGCACGACAATATCGGCACCGAATTCAAAAGGGCGACAAAGATAAGGTGTTGCAAAAGTGTTGTCTACGAAGAGCGGAAGATTGTGTTTATGAGCAATTCCTGCGATTCGTTCGATATCCAAAAGTTCTACATTCGGATTTCCAAGGGTTTCTGAAAAAATCAGTTTGGTATTGCTTTGGATTGCCGCTGCTATGGTTTTCTCATCCGCATTCAGCGGGACAAAACTTGTATGGATTCCTAATTTTTGAAGGGTAGAACCAATTAAGGTATGGGTTCCGCCGTAAAGATTGTTCATAGCTACAATGTGTTCTCCCGCATTGCAGATTGTTAAAATCGCTAAAAGGGTTGCAGCTTGTCCGGAGGATGTTGCCAAAGCTCCCACTCCGCCTTC containing:
- a CDS encoding FadR/GntR family transcriptional regulator → MSEVPISNTKKNNENKAQYLKVIDKIKEKIFSGKIKIGDKLPPERDLAEEYKVGRPSIREAVRGLEILGLLEVKQGSGTYVRNNIEKLMVDSLDIIYNTNNVSDREVIEFREMFEYSSVKLAALNATDEEIAELECILRRMKETNSSQELEELDLSFHEQIAVMSHNILIMETFAAIRNFFNRCIKNSVHLIYLNGEKNQDIIDYHIYIFDAIKDRDSTVALIFMERHFRKVRELILK
- the metA gene encoding homoserine O-succinyltransferase, translating into MPLVIPSDLPAKSILEKEQIFTMTTQRAETQDIRPLKLAILNLMPKKEETETQLLRMLSNTALQVHVDLIRTDSHKSKNTDYSHLHRFYKTFDEIKQNKYDAMIITGAPIETMEYENVDYWQEFTEILEYAKEHVFSTMFICWASQAALYHYYGIKKHQKSKKIFGVYEFDLKKRGTLTKGFDDSFFIPQSRYTYNELKDVLSHPDLDVWAGREDIGANLVSSKDGRFLFVAGHFEYEEDTLYQEYLRDKAKGLGTDIPENYFIDNDEAKGIKVKWRSHANLFFSNWLNYCVYQETPYDISQISKKKVAKFGGSSLSDAGQFSKVKDIIYSSEEREIIVVSAPGKRNEKDTKITDILNQYYILKKDNNDLMQLEEKIRRFRKENEEKKEKSLDIIINRFTEIAKDLELSQETVAIIQNVISKIKDSDNRDFILSRGEYLNAILMAKYLNYEFLDAEDIIFFDNNGALNKRKTYQAIRQRMANHLKFVVPGFYGKTENGEIKTFDRGGSDITGSIIAGALHSELYENWTDVDGVMTADPNKDKTAKTIDHLSYEQLLRMAEKGANVYHLDAIEPVMKQEIPIHIRNTNNPSGKGTIVQKK
- a CDS encoding O-acetylhomoserine aminocarboxypropyltransferase/cysteine synthase family protein encodes the protein MKQFDLEHVNPETLCVQAGYEPKNGEARILPLIQSTTYKYDSADDVADLFDLVQSGHMYSRISNPTVEALEKKIACLEGGVGALATSSGQAATLLAILTICNAGEHIVAMNNLYGGTHTLIGSTLQKLGIHTSFVPLNADEKTIAAAIQSNTKLIFSETLGNPNVELLDIERIAGIAHKHNLPLFVDNTFATPYLCRPFEFGADIVVHSTTKYLDGHATSVGGMIVDGGTFDWTNGKFPHLSEEDPNYHGLSYTKSFGKQAFITKARVVFMRDFGATMSPFNAFLTNLGTETLALRMERHSENALKIAQFLEAHPKIAWTNYPLLTTSASCELAKKYLKKGGSGVISFGIKGDLEATKKFINHLELASLVVHVGDLRTHVLHPASMTHRQLSKEDQLKAGIQENMIRLSVGIENVEDIIADIKQALER